CAAGACCGCCTGGGGCCAAACCGCGTCGGCATTCCGCTCACCAAGATCCGCCTGTTCGGCCTGGGGCAGCCGCTGGCCGACGGCCTGAAGTTCATCTTCAAAGAAGAAATCACGCCGCACCATGTCGACAAGGTGCTCTATACCGTGGCCCCGATCGTGATTCTGGCCACGGCCCTGGCGATCTTCGCCGCAGTGCCGTTCGGCAGCGTTCTGCCGGCCGACGCGGGGATTCCCGGCGTCGATCATCAGATCGATCTGGTCGTCGCCCCGCAACTCGACGTGGCGCTGATCTACATCTTCGCGTTGAGCAGCATCGCCGTGTACGGCGTGATCCTGGGCGGATGGGCCAGCAACAGCAAATACAGTTTTTTGGGCGGGCTGCGGTCGAGCGCCCAGTTGATCGCCTACGAGCTGCCGCTGGGGCTGGGCATTCTGGGCGTCGTGCTGTTCTCCGGCTCGTTGCGGCTGGAGACGATCATCGGCGAACAAGCCAAAAGCGGCGTCTGGAATATTCTCTGGCAGCCGATCGGCTTTGTGGTCTTTCTGGTGGCATCGTTCGCGGAGAGCGCCCGGCTGCCGTTCGACTTGCCCGAAGCCGAGCAGGAATTGGTGGGCGGCTATCACACCGAATATGCGGGCATGCGGCTGTTGATGTTCCTGATTGCCGAGTTTCTGCACATGGTCACGGCATCGTTCTTGATCGTGATGCTTTATTTCGGTGGCTGGCATCTGTGGGGGCTGACCGGCAGCGACAACAACGTGACCTGGGTCACGGCCATCTTGCGGATTCTGGTTCTGATGACGAAGATTCTGCTGGTGATCTTGTTTTTCATGCTGGCCCGCTGGAGCTGGCCCCGTTTCCGCTTCGACCAATTGATGAACCTGTCGTGGAAAGTCATGCTGCCGCTGGGCGTGGTGAATCTGGTGTTGGTGGCGGCGCTCGTCGAGGCCGCGGGGCACTCGCTCGATACGGGCGCTCGCTGGCTGTTGATGGGCCTGATGTGGATCGCGGCGGTCATCGCCTTTGCCGTCGCCGGAACGTACGCGCCGCTGCACACCGACAACCGCCCCAAGTGGCCCAACGACGGGAGGATG
This is a stretch of genomic DNA from Pirellulales bacterium. It encodes these proteins:
- the nuoH gene encoding NADH-quinone oxidoreductase subunit NuoH codes for the protein MTTEFIIEALVKIAILIGGLMTAAAYLVLLERWMAAWVQDRLGPNRVGIPLTKIRLFGLGQPLADGLKFIFKEEITPHHVDKVLYTVAPIVILATALAIFAAVPFGSVLPADAGIPGVDHQIDLVVAPQLDVALIYIFALSSIAVYGVILGGWASNSKYSFLGGLRSSAQLIAYELPLGLGILGVVLFSGSLRLETIIGEQAKSGVWNILWQPIGFVVFLVASFAESARLPFDLPEAEQELVGGYHTEYAGMRLLMFLIAEFLHMVTASFLIVMLYFGGWHLWGLTGSDNNVTWVTAILRILVLMTKILLVILFFMLARWSWPRFRFDQLMNLSWKVMLPLGVVNLVLVAALVEAAGHSLDTGARWLLMGLMWIAAVIAFAVAGTYAPLHTDNRPKWPNDGRMAFPGRPVQ